The following proteins are encoded in a genomic region of Opitutaceae bacterium:
- the lpdA gene encoding dihydrolipoyl dehydrogenase, producing MADIQEYDLIVIGGGPAGYAGAIRAGQLGKKVACIEMERAGGTCLNWGCIPTKALLKSAELYQKMKKAEIYGLSAKEISFDFAKVMERSRGVAGQMAKGVEFLFKKNKVDYYIGKGFVNAPGMVTITEGEHKGKFLKTKNILIATGCRMRRIPGLEYDGVRVMTSREALANKQMPKSLTIVGAGAIGVEFAYFYNALGAKVTLVEMLPQIVPVEDEEIAKTLHRAFEKQGIIIHTNTKCENFRVGKDTVKVDLVKGDQRTEVESEVLLSAIGVVANIEGVMADNLKPELDRNFLKVGNDYQTSIKGIYGAGDIIGPPWLAHVATFEAVSAVNGMFGHGIPKRVQKFPGCTYCQPQISSTGLTEKAAREKGLAITVGKFPFTASGKAVASAESEGFVKVISDSKTGEIYGAHIIGSEATELIAEYGLAVELEATVDEIHQTIHAHPTLSEAIMEAAAATRGEAIHI from the coding sequence ATGGCTGACATCCAAGAATACGACCTCATTGTCATTGGTGGTGGTCCCGCTGGCTATGCGGGTGCCATTCGCGCTGGTCAACTGGGCAAGAAAGTGGCGTGCATTGAGATGGAGCGCGCAGGTGGCACCTGTCTCAATTGGGGCTGCATCCCCACCAAGGCCCTGCTGAAAAGTGCCGAGCTGTACCAGAAGATGAAGAAGGCGGAGATCTACGGTCTCTCCGCGAAGGAAATTTCGTTTGATTTCGCGAAGGTGATGGAACGTTCCCGGGGTGTCGCTGGCCAGATGGCCAAGGGCGTCGAGTTCCTCTTCAAGAAGAACAAAGTCGACTACTACATCGGCAAGGGCTTTGTGAATGCGCCGGGAATGGTGACGATCACCGAAGGAGAGCACAAAGGGAAGTTCCTCAAGACCAAGAATATCTTGATTGCAACAGGATGCCGTATGCGGCGAATCCCGGGCCTGGAGTACGATGGGGTCCGTGTGATGACTTCCCGCGAGGCGCTCGCCAACAAGCAAATGCCGAAATCGCTGACAATTGTCGGCGCAGGCGCAATAGGCGTGGAGTTTGCCTATTTCTACAATGCCCTGGGTGCGAAGGTGACGCTGGTCGAGATGTTGCCGCAGATCGTGCCTGTGGAGGATGAGGAGATTGCCAAGACCCTGCACCGCGCATTTGAAAAGCAGGGAATTATTATCCACACCAACACGAAGTGTGAGAATTTCCGCGTGGGCAAAGACACGGTGAAGGTCGACCTCGTCAAGGGCGACCAGAGAACTGAGGTGGAGTCGGAAGTCCTGCTTTCTGCGATCGGTGTGGTCGCCAATATCGAGGGTGTCATGGCGGATAACTTGAAGCCGGAGCTCGATCGCAACTTTTTGAAGGTCGGCAACGATTATCAAACTTCGATCAAGGGGATCTATGGTGCCGGCGATATCATAGGACCTCCGTGGTTGGCGCATGTGGCGACATTCGAGGCGGTCAGCGCGGTAAACGGCATGTTCGGCCACGGCATTCCGAAGCGCGTCCAGAAGTTCCCGGGATGCACTTACTGCCAACCCCAGATCTCCAGTACCGGGCTCACAGAGAAGGCGGCCCGCGAAAAAGGACTCGCAATCACCGTCGGCAAGTTCCCGTTCACCGCGTCCGGCAAGGCTGTTGCCTCTGCCGAGAGCGAAGGCTTTGTGAAGGTGATCAGCGACTCCAAGACGGGTGAGATCTATGGTGCTCATATCATCGGCTCAGAAGCAACGGAGCTGATCGCCGAGTACGGACTTGCCGTGGAGCTTGAGGCGACTGTCGATGAGATCCACCAGACGATCCACGCACATCCCACCCTGAGTGAAGCGATCATGGAAGCCGCCGCGGCCACTCGCGGAGAGGCGATTCACATCTGA
- a CDS encoding glycosyltransferase family 4 protein, whose product MKIVVLQDYLRSGGTERQTVWLTRAIREQGHEARILTFRPGGALALQDSDVPIDALQPFDLHLDWFAPGLGQKVQQLAPEVVLAMGRMANCHAGSIQRRLPRTKVVTSVRTGKPLPFLYRRSLRLSAATVANSRETAERLAQSIPSLTNRIHVIHNSLVFAPRIQSDPESRARVRLSLGAAPGDIVLLSVAMFRPEKNQRAILEAAARLPAELPWRLWMVGDGPARAECVEQAHSLGLSSRVRFWGFEADPRPYYEAADLAVHASLRESLSNFLAEAQAHGLPAAVFDAQGVNEAVISGETGFVVPSGDVPALTRAIATLTSDSEARAKMGRAARKHAIDTFSPEVQVAKYLDLFSKMAVQK is encoded by the coding sequence ATGAAAATTGTCGTCCTCCAAGACTACCTCCGCAGCGGTGGGACCGAACGGCAGACTGTTTGGCTCACCCGCGCAATTCGGGAACAGGGGCACGAGGCGAGAATTCTGACGTTTCGACCCGGCGGCGCCCTCGCGCTTCAAGACAGTGACGTCCCGATTGACGCCTTACAGCCTTTCGATCTTCACCTCGATTGGTTCGCCCCTGGCCTCGGCCAAAAGGTGCAGCAACTCGCCCCCGAAGTCGTCCTCGCAATGGGACGCATGGCAAATTGCCACGCGGGCTCTATCCAACGGCGGTTGCCTCGCACCAAGGTGGTCACCTCCGTGCGAACCGGGAAACCGTTGCCGTTCCTTTATCGCAGGTCGCTTCGCCTCTCCGCGGCGACTGTGGCAAACAGCCGAGAGACGGCCGAAAGGCTCGCCCAATCGATCCCCTCCCTGACGAATCGCATCCATGTGATCCACAATTCCTTGGTATTCGCTCCACGGATACAATCGGATCCGGAGTCGCGTGCACGTGTCCGCTTGAGCCTGGGTGCGGCCCCGGGAGACATTGTCCTGCTCTCGGTTGCCATGTTCCGACCTGAAAAGAACCAGCGTGCCATCCTCGAGGCCGCCGCAAGGCTGCCGGCTGAGCTTCCCTGGAGGCTCTGGATGGTGGGCGACGGTCCTGCCCGGGCTGAGTGCGTTGAACAGGCGCATTCCCTCGGGCTCTCGTCCAGGGTGCGGTTTTGGGGTTTCGAGGCGGACCCCCGGCCCTACTACGAAGCTGCCGACCTCGCGGTGCACGCCTCCTTGCGCGAGTCGTTGTCCAACTTCCTCGCCGAGGCGCAGGCGCACGGCCTGCCCGCGGCCGTGTTTGATGCCCAGGGTGTAAACGAAGCCGTCATTTCAGGCGAGACTGGTTTCGTCGTGCCCTCAGGCGATGTGCCGGCCCTCACGCGGGCAATCGCCACGCTCACCTCCGACTCCGAAGCGCGGGCAAAAATGGGCCGCGCTGCCAGAAAACATGCCATCGACACGTTTTCGCCTGAGGTACAAGTCGCAAAATATCTGGACCTGTTCTCGAAAATGGCAGTCCAGAAATAA
- the fabV gene encoding enoyl-ACP reductase FabV, producing the protein MVIKPKIRGFICVTAHPAGCAAHVQEQIDYVKSKGAISPGPKKVLVIGASTGFGLSSRISAAFGSGAATLGIFFERPSEEGRPATPGWYNAIAFTEKARAQGLYAKNINGDAFSEDIKRQAIEIIKADLGQVDLVVYSLASPRRVHPRTGATHKSVLKPIGAPYSNKTVDTDKGVVSDITIDPANEQEIADTVAVMGGEDWEMWIDALSAAGVLAPGATTVAYSYIGPEVTWAIYKNGTIGTAKNDLERACKAIKAKLAASGGRAFISVNKALVTQASSAIPVVPLYISILYRVMKAKGTHEGCIEQMQRLFSTHLYGGNTPKLDEAGRIRIDDLEMREDVQAEAARIWPVVTTENLSQLTDIEGYRVEFLKMFGFGLSGIDYDADIEPHLEMK; encoded by the coding sequence AACAGCCCATCCAGCTGGTTGCGCCGCCCACGTTCAGGAGCAAATCGACTACGTGAAGTCGAAGGGAGCGATCAGCCCCGGACCCAAGAAGGTTCTGGTAATCGGAGCGTCCACTGGCTTTGGCCTTTCGTCCCGCATCAGCGCCGCCTTCGGGAGCGGAGCTGCCACCTTGGGTATCTTCTTTGAACGCCCTTCAGAGGAAGGTCGGCCGGCAACCCCCGGCTGGTACAACGCGATTGCGTTTACCGAGAAAGCCCGGGCTCAGGGTCTCTACGCCAAGAACATCAATGGCGACGCCTTCTCTGAAGACATCAAACGCCAGGCCATCGAAATCATCAAGGCGGACCTCGGCCAAGTGGATCTCGTTGTCTACTCCCTCGCCTCGCCTCGGCGCGTCCATCCCCGCACAGGCGCCACTCACAAGTCGGTCCTGAAGCCGATTGGAGCCCCGTACTCGAACAAGACCGTCGACACAGACAAAGGCGTGGTGAGCGACATCACCATCGACCCTGCCAACGAGCAGGAGATTGCCGATACAGTCGCTGTAATGGGAGGTGAAGACTGGGAGATGTGGATCGATGCTCTCAGTGCGGCAGGCGTGCTCGCACCTGGCGCGACCACAGTGGCCTACAGCTACATCGGACCCGAGGTGACGTGGGCCATCTACAAGAATGGAACCATCGGTACGGCCAAGAACGATCTCGAACGTGCCTGCAAGGCGATCAAAGCCAAGCTCGCGGCTTCGGGCGGACGCGCCTTCATCTCCGTGAACAAAGCCTTGGTCACGCAAGCCAGCTCGGCAATCCCGGTGGTGCCCCTCTACATTTCGATCCTTTACCGGGTCATGAAAGCCAAGGGCACCCATGAGGGCTGTATCGAGCAGATGCAGCGCTTGTTCTCGACCCACCTTTACGGCGGCAACACACCCAAGCTTGATGAGGCGGGACGTATTCGTATCGATGACCTCGAAATGCGCGAGGATGTGCAAGCAGAGGCCGCGCGCATCTGGCCCGTTGTCACCACGGAAAATCTTTCCCAGCTCACCGATATCGAAGGGTACCGCGTGGAGTTTCTCAAGATGTTCGGCTTCGGCCTAAGCGGCATCGATTACGATGCCGACATCGAGCCGCATCTGGAGATGAAGTGA
- a CDS encoding phage holin family protein: MNSLASLLVRWLVLALGVTIATKVVPGIACDDLTTLVVVVVVLSFLNALLRPLLLLLTLPFIVLTMGLGVVVINALLFLAAGNLIDGFQVAGFWSALGGAIVVGLTNLLLGGLVRPKRPQPPSTRKRDQKGDVIDI; the protein is encoded by the coding sequence ATGAATTCACTCGCCTCACTCCTTGTCCGTTGGCTCGTTCTGGCGCTAGGCGTCACGATCGCGACCAAGGTGGTGCCAGGCATCGCATGCGATGACCTGACGACACTGGTGGTGGTCGTCGTCGTTCTCAGCTTCCTGAACGCGTTGCTGAGGCCGTTGCTGTTGCTGCTAACGCTTCCGTTCATCGTGCTGACCATGGGCTTGGGCGTGGTGGTGATCAATGCCTTGTTGTTCCTGGCTGCCGGGAATCTCATCGACGGCTTTCAAGTGGCCGGCTTTTGGTCGGCACTTGGTGGCGCAATCGTGGTAGGCTTGACCAATTTGCTCCTCGGCGGACTTGTCAGGCCCAAACGCCCGCAGCCGCCAAGCACCAGGAAGCGTGATCAGAAGGGGGATGTGATCGATATTTGA
- the uvrA gene encoding excinuclease ABC subunit UvrA, translating into MSVATLPAESLSCIRLRGVRQNNLKGFDLDIPLGRFTVVTGLSGAGKSSLVFDTLHAEGQRRYVETFSAYTRQFLDLLNKPKVDSIENIRPSIAIEQTNTVKTSRSTVGTMTEIADYAKVWFTHVAQCYDPATGEPVEDDSPALVWDKVSSRFSQETVVLAFPLRKPDNFSWPEILAQLQSQAYSRVLIPQAGQPKSARVARVDDLLAAISPELEQLVEIAVVQDRLRIAEDHRARLLEAVETAYRLGRGEVLVFSQASGELWERSAHYSRGLHSPSTGRTFRQATPALFSFNSPLGACPKCRGFGRTIDIDYRLAIPDASKSIAGGAIACWEGEVYGESKRDLYKVGKKRGIRFDVPFASLPEEHKRFIVEGEPGYGENGREWPAAWYGIKGFFEWLEKNTYKMHVRIFLSRFRAYRTCPACNGGRLQPEALCWKWKDRTLPELYQLPVEALLAELERAGAPTQDRSANLAYDSILTRLRYLREVGLGYLTLDRSSRTLSGGEVERVNLTSCLGTHLVDTLFVLDEPSVGLHPRDIDRLIRVIRQLTDAGNTVVVVEHDEAMMRAADNLIEVGPEPGAGGGQIVYSGSYSGMLVHPVSITGAYLSGRQSIPIPARRRPVCVDPAKGRTTPALHLRGVTHHNLRDLDVAIPLQRLVCLSGVSGSGKSTLLEHAIYQGLLSHRSKMMEDPAAIREVRAELDLGEIVMVDQSPLARTPRSNAALYTDAWDAIRDLYAKVPEARSAGFDAASFSFNAGDGRCDHCQGLGYEKVEMQFLSDVYTPCPICEGKRFKPEMLEIKWNGLSVADLLETQVERALALFADFPKVASRLKPLVDVGLGYLTLGQPINTLSGGESQRLKLVHYLAGLDPASTVPALLLLDEPTTGLHRHDVARLLQVLHALVDKGHSLVVIEHNLDVLKSADWIIEIGPEAGARGGQVVFAGPPEDAARAATATARYLSAALEGEERGTARVDDPSLPRFQPPAFLEVHGARENNLKNLTVKLPHHALSVVTGVSGSGKSTLAFDIVFAEGQRRFMESMSPYARQFVEQMPRPAVDAVTGIPPTVAIEQRVTRGSRKSTVATITEVAQYLRLLYARLGVQHHPETGRPVQPLSPSALRKLLTRTLDTPQARKAKHLYLCAPLVRGRKGHHQPIANWLGKQGYELMRVDGRIQRVDTFERLDRYKEHDVEAVVVDLKSGEAQRAEKPRGRGAEKLRSRGVEGSTPSASQPPSLSTSQLLERALGLGKGSCFICLPNGEVLSWFSTTRTDAETGESFPELDPKHFSFNSARGWCPTCRGHGRVFPWMAELEKPDGEEDDPALRLRELGVEFSDEEADEGRACPDCHGQRLNRIARAVRLHRKGKMPPLTLPELLQLTPAGLMEALRQLELDQRGVAITQDLIPQIEERLRFLSQVGLGYLSLDRPTETLSGGEAQRIRLAAQLGSNLSGVLYVLDEPSIGLHARDNDRLIETLKALKARGNTVLVVEHDDELMEQADHLLDLGPGAGRHGGEILAQGTPAEVKKSDASLTGIFLSRGISHPLRGAYRDVIWRGPQPMKRGQAGKAKPARQSRREDETVAPRCIRVVGARLRNLKGFDVEIPQGRLVMVAGPSGAGKSTLFRDLVRPAIDAAIKAGKDKLTGKEFAKLSGSGDPKSPPLDLIDLNKAGFKAIVEVDQAPIGKTPRSTPATYLGIFDLIRQFFATLPESRLRGWSASRFSFNTSGGRCETCQGAGRVKLEMAFMPATFLPCEGCGGGRYSTETAAVKWKDKGIGDVLEMTFEEASTFFSFHSQLQAVCQLMVDCGLGYLTLGQSSPTLSGGEAQRLKLVTELSLGLASYRERSRGETPRNFYLLEEPTIGLHLSDCEKLIKVLHALVDQGHTVVVIEHHLDLLAEADWLIELGPTGGPEGGHLLYQGPVAGVLNQKKSVTAPYLRAKLKHSEAKQGA; encoded by the coding sequence GTGAGCGTCGCCACCCTTCCCGCTGAAAGTCTCTCCTGCATTCGCCTGCGCGGTGTTCGCCAGAACAACCTGAAAGGCTTTGATTTGGACATCCCACTGGGGCGGTTCACAGTGGTGACGGGGCTCAGCGGTGCGGGGAAATCGTCTCTGGTCTTCGACACCCTGCACGCAGAGGGCCAGAGGCGGTATGTGGAGACCTTCAGCGCTTACACGCGCCAATTTCTCGACCTCCTCAACAAGCCTAAAGTCGACTCGATCGAGAACATCCGGCCTTCAATCGCGATTGAACAAACCAACACGGTGAAGACTTCGCGTTCCACCGTCGGTACCATGACGGAGATCGCGGACTATGCGAAGGTTTGGTTCACGCATGTCGCACAGTGCTACGACCCGGCCACAGGGGAACCCGTGGAGGATGACTCGCCCGCGCTGGTCTGGGACAAGGTCAGTAGCCGGTTTTCACAGGAGACAGTGGTTCTCGCATTTCCCCTCAGAAAGCCCGACAACTTTTCTTGGCCTGAGATTCTCGCGCAATTGCAGAGCCAGGCATACTCCCGCGTGCTAATCCCGCAGGCGGGCCAGCCAAAGAGCGCGCGCGTCGCAAGGGTGGATGACCTCCTTGCGGCAATCAGTCCCGAACTCGAGCAATTGGTGGAAATCGCGGTTGTCCAAGACCGGTTGCGAATTGCTGAGGACCACCGGGCGCGACTGCTGGAGGCGGTGGAAACGGCCTACCGTCTGGGACGCGGTGAGGTGCTCGTCTTCTCCCAGGCCAGCGGTGAGCTGTGGGAGCGCTCCGCGCACTATTCCCGAGGGCTCCATTCCCCTTCGACAGGTCGCACGTTTCGCCAGGCCACCCCGGCCCTATTTTCGTTCAACTCTCCGCTGGGGGCCTGTCCCAAGTGTCGGGGCTTTGGGCGGACAATCGATATCGACTACCGCCTCGCAATCCCGGATGCCTCCAAATCAATCGCGGGTGGGGCGATCGCCTGCTGGGAGGGCGAGGTGTACGGTGAATCGAAACGCGACCTCTACAAGGTCGGCAAGAAGCGTGGCATCCGCTTCGATGTGCCATTCGCCTCGCTGCCGGAAGAACACAAGCGCTTCATAGTCGAAGGCGAGCCGGGGTATGGTGAGAATGGGCGCGAGTGGCCTGCAGCCTGGTATGGAATCAAGGGATTCTTCGAGTGGCTCGAGAAGAACACCTACAAGATGCACGTGCGCATCTTTCTGTCGCGCTTCCGTGCCTATCGCACCTGCCCGGCGTGCAACGGTGGCAGGCTCCAGCCCGAGGCCCTCTGTTGGAAGTGGAAGGACAGGACGCTTCCCGAGCTCTACCAATTGCCAGTCGAGGCGCTGTTGGCGGAACTCGAACGCGCTGGTGCGCCCACGCAGGACCGGAGTGCCAACCTTGCCTATGATTCCATCCTCACACGACTCCGCTACCTGAGAGAAGTTGGCCTGGGTTACCTGACCCTCGACCGCTCATCGCGGACGCTTTCGGGAGGTGAAGTCGAGCGGGTCAACCTCACCTCCTGCCTTGGTACCCATTTGGTGGATACATTGTTTGTCCTCGATGAGCCAAGCGTCGGTTTGCACCCGCGCGACATCGACCGGCTCATTCGCGTCATCCGCCAGCTGACTGACGCCGGCAACACCGTTGTCGTCGTGGAGCACGACGAGGCCATGATGAGGGCGGCAGATAACCTGATTGAGGTCGGGCCCGAACCGGGTGCGGGCGGCGGTCAGATTGTCTACTCAGGATCTTACTCCGGGATGCTTGTGCACCCCGTGAGCATCACGGGTGCCTACTTGTCGGGACGGCAGTCAATTCCCATCCCCGCAAGGCGCCGACCGGTTTGCGTCGATCCGGCGAAAGGCCGTACCACGCCGGCGCTGCATCTCCGAGGCGTGACCCACCACAACCTGCGGGATCTCGACGTCGCGATCCCCTTGCAGAGGCTCGTGTGCCTCAGCGGTGTGTCAGGCTCGGGAAAATCCACGCTGCTTGAACATGCAATCTACCAGGGCCTGCTGAGCCACCGCAGCAAAATGATGGAAGATCCGGCTGCAATCCGCGAGGTGCGGGCGGAACTCGACCTTGGCGAGATCGTGATGGTCGACCAGTCGCCGCTTGCTCGCACCCCGCGGTCGAACGCAGCGCTCTACACCGACGCGTGGGATGCCATACGCGACCTGTATGCGAAGGTACCAGAGGCCCGGTCGGCCGGCTTTGACGCCGCCAGCTTTTCCTTCAACGCGGGCGATGGACGCTGCGACCACTGCCAAGGGCTGGGTTATGAGAAAGTGGAAATGCAGTTCCTCTCCGACGTGTACACCCCGTGTCCCATCTGCGAGGGGAAGCGCTTCAAGCCGGAGATGCTCGAGATCAAGTGGAACGGCCTCTCCGTTGCCGACCTGCTGGAAACTCAAGTTGAGCGAGCGCTGGCCCTCTTTGCAGATTTTCCGAAAGTTGCCTCGCGGCTCAAGCCGCTCGTCGATGTGGGACTCGGTTACCTGACGCTGGGCCAGCCGATCAACACACTCAGCGGGGGCGAAAGCCAGCGGCTCAAGTTGGTGCACTACCTTGCAGGCCTTGATCCCGCCTCGACCGTGCCGGCGCTCCTCCTCCTCGACGAACCGACCACCGGTCTGCACCGCCACGACGTAGCCCGCCTGCTTCAGGTGCTCCATGCGTTGGTAGACAAGGGACACAGCTTGGTCGTGATCGAGCACAACCTCGACGTCCTAAAATCGGCTGACTGGATCATTGAAATTGGGCCCGAGGCGGGTGCCCGTGGCGGCCAGGTGGTCTTTGCCGGACCGCCGGAGGATGCGGCACGCGCCGCGACCGCGACAGCCAGGTACCTGTCGGCAGCGCTGGAAGGCGAAGAACGGGGCACCGCCAGGGTCGATGACCCATCACTTCCGCGCTTCCAGCCGCCCGCTTTTCTCGAGGTTCACGGGGCGCGCGAGAACAACCTCAAGAATCTAACCGTCAAGCTCCCGCATCACGCGCTCTCCGTCGTGACGGGCGTCTCGGGATCGGGCAAGTCGACGCTCGCCTTTGACATCGTGTTCGCCGAAGGCCAGCGCCGCTTCATGGAATCCATGTCGCCCTATGCGCGGCAATTCGTTGAGCAGATGCCGAGACCCGCGGTCGATGCGGTGACTGGAATCCCGCCGACGGTGGCGATCGAGCAACGCGTGACCCGCGGTTCGCGCAAATCGACCGTGGCCACGATCACGGAGGTTGCCCAGTATCTTCGTCTTTTGTACGCGCGTCTCGGCGTGCAGCACCATCCGGAGACGGGTCGTCCGGTCCAACCCCTTTCACCCAGCGCCCTGAGGAAGCTCCTCACAAGGACTCTCGACACCCCGCAGGCGAGAAAGGCAAAGCACCTGTACCTGTGCGCGCCGCTCGTGCGCGGACGAAAGGGACATCACCAGCCTATCGCCAACTGGCTCGGCAAGCAGGGGTACGAGCTCATGCGCGTGGATGGCCGTATTCAGCGGGTGGATACGTTTGAACGGCTTGACCGGTACAAGGAACATGACGTCGAGGCCGTGGTCGTGGATTTGAAGAGTGGAGAGGCCCAGAGAGCTGAGAAGCCGAGAGGTCGAGGAGCGGAGAAGCTGAGAAGTCGAGGGGTCGAGGGCAGTACTCCCTCAGCCTCTCAACCTCCCAGCCTCTCAACCTCTCAACTCCTGGAGCGGGCCCTGGGGCTAGGCAAAGGGTCCTGTTTCATCTGCCTTCCAAACGGCGAGGTGCTCAGCTGGTTCTCGACCACCCGCACGGATGCCGAGACGGGCGAATCGTTCCCCGAGCTGGATCCCAAGCATTTCTCCTTTAATTCAGCGAGAGGTTGGTGTCCCACGTGCCGTGGCCACGGCCGGGTCTTCCCATGGATGGCCGAACTCGAGAAACCGGATGGGGAGGAGGACGACCCGGCATTGAGGCTCCGTGAGCTCGGAGTCGAGTTCTCGGACGAGGAAGCCGACGAAGGCCGGGCCTGTCCGGATTGCCACGGCCAGCGCTTGAACCGCATCGCGCGCGCGGTGAGGCTGCATCGGAAAGGCAAGATGCCACCGTTGACGCTGCCCGAACTCCTCCAACTCACCCCCGCTGGTTTGATGGAGGCACTTCGCCAGCTCGAGCTCGACCAGAGGGGCGTTGCCATTACGCAGGACCTCATCCCGCAGATCGAGGAGCGGCTGCGCTTTCTTTCGCAGGTCGGCCTCGGCTATCTATCGCTTGATCGCCCCACTGAAACCCTTTCCGGAGGGGAGGCGCAGCGCATCCGGCTCGCGGCGCAGTTGGGCTCCAACCTCTCAGGCGTGCTGTATGTTCTGGATGAACCCTCGATCGGCCTGCACGCGCGGGACAACGACAGGCTGATCGAGACCCTTAAAGCGCTCAAGGCCCGCGGAAACACCGTGTTGGTCGTGGAGCATGACGACGAGTTAATGGAGCAGGCCGACCACCTCCTGGATCTCGGACCGGGTGCGGGGAGACACGGTGGTGAAATCCTTGCCCAAGGCACACCAGCTGAAGTCAAGAAAAGCGACGCCTCGCTCACGGGGATCTTCCTCTCACGCGGCATTTCGCATCCCTTGCGCGGAGCATACCGAGACGTAATCTGGCGTGGGCCACAGCCGATGAAGCGGGGCCAAGCCGGCAAGGCCAAGCCGGCAAGGCAGAGCCGGCGAGAGGACGAGACGGTTGCACCCCGGTGCATTCGCGTGGTGGGGGCGCGGCTGCGCAATCTGAAGGGCTTTGACGTCGAGATCCCGCAGGGGCGTCTGGTGATGGTTGCTGGTCCCAGCGGCGCTGGCAAATCGACCCTTTTCCGCGACTTGGTTCGCCCTGCCATCGACGCGGCCATCAAAGCCGGCAAAGACAAGTTGACGGGGAAGGAGTTTGCGAAGCTGAGCGGCTCCGGGGACCCGAAATCCCCGCCGCTCGACCTCATCGACCTGAACAAGGCCGGCTTCAAAGCGATCGTCGAGGTCGACCAGGCGCCCATTGGCAAGACCCCTCGTTCCACCCCGGCGACTTACCTCGGCATCTTCGATCTGATCCGGCAGTTTTTCGCGACGCTGCCCGAGTCGCGCCTTCGGGGGTGGAGCGCCTCCCGCTTCTCCTTCAACACATCGGGTGGACGGTGCGAAACCTGTCAGGGAGCGGGCCGTGTGAAGCTTGAGATGGCCTTCATGCCTGCGACCTTCCTGCCCTGCGAAGGCTGCGGAGGCGGGCGATATTCCACGGAGACTGCGGCCGTGAAATGGAAGGACAAGGGCATCGGCGACGTCCTTGAGATGACCTTTGAGGAAGCGTCGACCTTCTTTTCCTTTCATTCCCAACTTCAGGCCGTCTGCCAATTGATGGTGGATTGCGGACTTGGCTACCTGACCTTGGGGCAAAGCTCACCGACACTTTCCGGCGGCGAGGCGCAACGCCTTAAGCTCGTAACAGAATTGTCGCTGGGCCTGGCCAGTTACCGCGAACGCAGCCGGGGGGAAACGCCCCGGAACTTCTACCTCCTGGAAGAGCCCACCATTGGGTTGCACCTGTCTGATTGCGAGAAGCTCATCAAGGTCCTGCACGCCCTGGTCGACCAAGGCCATACGGTGGTTGTGATCGAGCATCATCTTGACCTGCTTGCCGAGGCCGACTGGCTGATTGAACTAGGACCCACCGGGGGACCAGAGGGTGGGCACTTGCTCTATCAAGGGCCTGTGGCCGGGGTGCTCAATCAGAAGAAGTCGGTCACGGCGCCGTACTTAAGAGCAAAGCTCAAACATTCAGAGGCCAAGCAAGGTGCGTAG